One Nostocoides sp. HKS02 genomic window carries:
- a CDS encoding potassium transporter Kup has protein sequence MSTDRDHRQGWMVLALGALGVVFGDIGTSPLYAIQTVFAIDGGIVKSTPSDVYGVISLVFWSILVVVSAKYVVFILRADNDGEGGVMALAALARRTVRPEGKRFALVMILGVIGASLFYGDSVITPAISVMSAIEGLAVPAPGLSHLEVPLGAAIITVLFVVQRYGTHIVGRFFGPIMVLWFGVLAVTGVVQIAHDPAILRSLSPSYAVLFVVDHPFIAFVAMGAIVLAITGAEALYADMGHFGRAPIRRAWFGLVFPALTLNYLGQGALILEKPASIANPFFLLAPSWMQLPLVVLATAATVIASQAVISGAFSVSRQAERLGYLPRLTVRHTSQQEGGQIYVPAVNWSLYAGVLLLLVLFQSSGKLATAYGLAVTGTFLLTTTLFLIYAESAWEWSRAKLVAVGLPLGLLELIYFAANLTKVTHGGWLPLLIAATIGTLMLTWQRGRILVTERRTNLEGQLTDFIAALDGSEVSVVPGTAIFVHPPDQTTPLALRENVAANHVIHARVVIVSTQSENVPHVPEGERCTVEPLTSPLGAISRVRLSFGFQDDQDVPAALRIAQDQGLEVDLDEAFYFLSRISVLRGTVAGMPTWRKRLFIGLAHNAANPSQYFSLPEHRTVVMGAQVVL, from the coding sequence GTGTCTACTGATCGGGATCATCGCCAGGGCTGGATGGTGTTGGCGCTCGGCGCTCTCGGGGTCGTCTTCGGTGATATCGGCACCAGCCCGCTGTACGCGATCCAGACCGTCTTCGCGATCGACGGCGGGATCGTCAAGTCGACGCCGAGCGACGTCTACGGCGTCATCTCGCTCGTCTTCTGGTCCATCCTGGTCGTCGTCTCGGCCAAGTACGTCGTGTTCATCCTGCGCGCCGACAACGATGGCGAGGGCGGGGTCATGGCACTCGCCGCGCTGGCCCGGCGGACGGTGCGTCCGGAAGGCAAGCGGTTCGCCCTGGTGATGATCCTGGGGGTCATCGGTGCCTCGCTGTTCTACGGCGACAGCGTCATTACGCCGGCCATCTCGGTCATGTCGGCGATCGAGGGCCTCGCGGTGCCCGCGCCCGGCCTGTCGCACCTGGAGGTACCCCTCGGGGCGGCCATCATCACCGTCCTGTTCGTCGTGCAGCGCTACGGAACCCACATCGTGGGCCGCTTCTTCGGCCCGATCATGGTCCTGTGGTTCGGCGTCCTAGCGGTGACCGGGGTGGTGCAGATCGCTCACGATCCCGCGATCCTGCGCAGCCTGTCGCCGAGCTACGCAGTGCTGTTCGTCGTCGACCACCCCTTCATCGCGTTCGTGGCGATGGGCGCGATCGTCCTCGCGATCACCGGTGCCGAGGCGTTGTATGCCGACATGGGCCACTTCGGCCGGGCGCCGATCCGCCGTGCGTGGTTCGGGCTCGTGTTCCCCGCCCTGACCCTCAACTACCTGGGGCAGGGTGCGCTCATCCTCGAGAAGCCGGCCTCGATCGCCAACCCGTTCTTCCTCCTTGCTCCCAGCTGGATGCAGCTGCCGCTGGTCGTGCTCGCGACCGCGGCCACCGTCATCGCCTCCCAGGCCGTCATCTCGGGTGCCTTCTCGGTCTCGAGGCAGGCCGAGCGGCTCGGCTACCTGCCGAGGCTGACGGTGCGCCACACCTCCCAGCAGGAGGGCGGCCAGATCTACGTGCCCGCCGTCAACTGGTCGCTGTATGCCGGCGTGCTCCTCCTGCTGGTCCTCTTCCAGTCCTCTGGCAAGCTCGCCACGGCATACGGGCTTGCCGTCACCGGCACCTTCCTGCTCACCACCACGCTGTTCCTCATCTACGCCGAGTCCGCCTGGGAGTGGTCGCGCGCCAAGCTGGTCGCCGTCGGGCTGCCGCTCGGCCTGCTCGAGCTCATCTACTTCGCCGCCAACCTCACGAAGGTGACGCACGGCGGCTGGTTGCCCCTGCTCATCGCCGCCACCATCGGCACGCTCATGCTCACCTGGCAGCGCGGCCGCATCCTGGTCACGGAGCGACGCACCAACCTCGAGGGTCAGCTCACCGACTTCATCGCAGCCCTCGACGGGAGCGAGGTGAGCGTGGTGCCGGGCACGGCCATCTTCGTGCACCCGCCGGACCAGACGACGCCGCTCGCGCTGCGTGAGAACGTGGCGGCCAACCACGTGATCCACGCCCGGGTCGTCATCGTCTCGACCCAGTCGGAGAACGTGCCGCACGTCCCTGAGGGCGAGCGCTGCACCGTCGAGCCGCTGACCAGCCCCCTGGGCGCCATCAGCCGGGTGCGGTTGAGCTTTGGCTTCCAGGACGACCAGGACGTGCCCGCAGCCCTGCGCATCGCGCAGGATCAGGGACTCGAGGTCGACCTCGACGAGGCCTTCTACTTCCTGTCCCGGATCAGCGTGTTGCGCGGGACCGTGGCGGGGATGCCCACCTGGCGCAAACGGCTGTTCATCGGACTGGCCCACAACGCAGCCAACCCGAGCCAGTACTTCAGCCTGCCCGAGCACCGCACCGTCGTGATGGGCGCCCAGGTCGTCCTCTGA